A stretch of the Candidatus Methylopumilus planktonicus genome encodes the following:
- a CDS encoding VOC family protein, which translates to MILSINHIQLVAEKDLVIQLKDFYCNVVGLTEGFRPAFERFGFWLYIGDKDVLHLITPKEGDGRSPQKSSFDHVAFKTDHYQDVLKKLKRLNIPFDEKPIPGMSAHQIFLKDPAGNRVELNFES; encoded by the coding sequence ATGATTTTATCTATCAATCATATTCAGCTTGTCGCAGAAAAAGATTTAGTCATTCAACTTAAAGATTTCTACTGTAATGTGGTAGGACTCACCGAGGGCTTTCGACCCGCATTTGAACGCTTTGGTTTTTGGTTATATATTGGCGACAAAGATGTTTTACATCTCATCACACCTAAAGAGGGTGATGGTCGCTCTCCTCAAAAATCCTCATTCGACCATGTGGCTTTTAAGACAGATCACTATCAAGACGTATTAAAAAAACTTAAAAGGCTTAATATTCCTTTCGATGAAAAACCTATCCCAGGGATGTCTGCACACCAAATTTTTTTAAAAGACCCAGCAG
- a CDS encoding DUF502 domain-containing protein — translation MFKRYFLTGLLVLVPLAITIWVLTSLIHFLDQTLIWLPYDYQPKNFFGFDVPGLGVLLTVGVILGIGLLASNLFGRQFLKLWELLLSRLPFVNSIYSSIKQVSDTLFSESGRAFNKAVLIHYPNRDTRTIAFLTGEPSPDIAKHLKGKHVSVYVPTTPNPTSGFFLMVAKKDIVELDISVDQALKYVISMGVVPPKQKKQKIN, via the coding sequence ATGTTTAAACGTTATTTTTTAACAGGCTTACTTGTCCTTGTTCCCTTAGCGATTACGATATGGGTGCTTACTTCACTCATTCATTTCCTAGACCAAACACTTATTTGGTTGCCTTACGATTACCAGCCAAAAAACTTTTTTGGATTTGATGTTCCAGGCTTAGGTGTTCTTTTAACGGTCGGTGTGATTCTAGGTATTGGACTCTTAGCGTCTAATTTATTTGGCCGTCAATTTTTAAAGCTATGGGAATTATTGCTTTCAAGACTTCCATTTGTAAATTCTATTTACTCTAGTATCAAGCAAGTATCCGATACTTTATTTTCAGAATCAGGTCGTGCATTTAATAAAGCCGTGCTCATTCATTATCCCAATCGCGATACTCGGACGATTGCATTTTTGACAGGCGAACCTAGCCCTGATATTGCAAAACATTTAAAAGGCAAACACGTGAGTGTCTATGTGCCTACAACACCTAATCCCACCTCAGGATTTTTTCTGATGGTCGCTAAAAAAGATATTGTGGAGCTTGATATTAGTGTCGATCAGGCATTGAAATATGTCATCTCCATGGGAGTTGTTCCTCCTAAGCAAAAAAAACAAAAAATTAATTAA
- the aspS gene encoding aspartate--tRNA ligase codes for MMRTHYCGDLNKTHIGETVTVCGWAHRRRDHGGVIFIDLRDREGIAQIVIDPDTKETFATAESIRNEFVLKVICKVRSRPEGTVNLNIPTGEVELLASAIEILNPSLTPPFMLDDDSISEMIRLEYRFMDLRRPMMQNNLRLRYRVAKVLRDFLDENGFMEIETPMLTRSTPEGARDYLVPSRIHAGEFFALPQSPQLFKQLLMVSGFDRYFQITKCFRDEDLRADRQPEFTQVDIETSFMNEEDIMAMVEKMIREMYKKVASIDLPTRFQRMTYLEAMYKYGSDKPDMRVTLEITELTDVMKDVDFKVFSSAATMKGGRVVALRVPNGSAITRSEIDAYTEFVKIYGAKGLAYIKINDVNELNETGLQSPIVKNIHVNALKAIIEKTGAANGDIIFFGADKEKVVNEALGALRLKVGHEKNHVDGRLWAPLWVVDFPMFEHDEETDRWVAIHHPFTAPKEGHEDLLVTDPGKCLSKAYDMVINGWEVGGGSIRIHEEKVQSKVFDALKISKEEAKEKFGFLLDALQYGAPPHGGLAFGLDRLVTLLAGAESIRDVIAFPKTQRAQCLLTKAPNAVDEKQLRELHIRLRTPQPTT; via the coding sequence ATGATGCGCACGCATTACTGTGGTGATTTAAATAAAACACATATTGGAGAGACCGTCACGGTATGTGGCTGGGCTCATCGTCGACGTGATCATGGTGGTGTTATCTTCATTGATCTTCGTGATCGCGAAGGAATCGCACAAATTGTGATCGATCCTGATACAAAAGAAACATTTGCCACTGCAGAGTCAATTCGTAATGAATTCGTATTAAAAGTTATATGTAAAGTAAGATCTCGTCCAGAAGGCACAGTTAATTTAAATATCCCAACAGGTGAAGTTGAATTGCTAGCTTCCGCCATTGAAATTTTAAATCCTTCATTAACACCCCCATTTATGCTCGATGACGATTCCATTTCAGAAATGATTCGTCTTGAATATCGCTTTATGGATCTTCGTCGTCCGATGATGCAAAATAATTTACGTCTTCGCTATCGAGTAGCTAAAGTCTTACGAGATTTTTTAGATGAAAACGGATTTATGGAAATTGAAACACCCATGTTGACTCGAAGCACACCTGAAGGTGCTCGTGATTATTTAGTACCTTCTCGCATTCATGCAGGTGAATTTTTTGCACTCCCTCAGTCTCCTCAATTATTTAAGCAATTGTTAATGGTGTCAGGTTTTGATCGTTACTTCCAAATCACTAAGTGTTTTCGCGATGAAGATTTAAGGGCCGATCGTCAGCCTGAATTTACACAAGTCGATATTGAAACTTCATTTATGAATGAAGAAGACATTATGGCCATGGTCGAAAAAATGATTCGTGAGATGTATAAGAAAGTCGCATCCATTGATTTGCCAACTCGATTCCAGCGTATGACATACCTTGAAGCGATGTATAAATATGGCTCAGATAAACCTGATATGCGTGTGACTCTAGAAATTACTGAGTTGACTGATGTGATGAAGGATGTCGACTTTAAAGTTTTTTCAAGTGCAGCCACTATGAAAGGTGGTCGCGTCGTGGCATTAAGAGTTCCAAACGGATCCGCGATCACACGTTCTGAAATTGATGCTTATACTGAATTTGTCAAAATCTATGGCGCTAAGGGTTTAGCTTATATCAAGATTAACGACGTCAATGAATTAAACGAGACGGGCCTTCAAAGCCCCATTGTTAAAAATATTCATGTGAATGCATTAAAAGCGATCATTGAAAAAACAGGAGCCGCAAATGGCGATATTATTTTCTTTGGTGCAGATAAAGAAAAAGTTGTGAATGAAGCTCTAGGTGCATTACGTCTTAAAGTTGGTCATGAAAAAAATCATGTGGATGGAAGGCTATGGGCACCGCTATGGGTGGTTGATTTCCCCATGTTTGAACATGATGAAGAAACCGATCGATGGGTCGCTATCCATCACCCATTTACGGCCCCTAAAGAAGGTCATGAAGATTTGTTAGTGACTGACCCAGGTAAATGCCTATCTAAAGCTTACGACATGGTGATCAATGGTTGGGAAGTTGGCGGTGGATCGATTCGTATTCACGAAGAAAAGGTCCAGTCTAAAGTATTCGATGCATTAAAGATTTCAAAAGAAGAGGCTAAAGAAAAATTTGGATTCCTGCTTGATGCTCTCCAATACGGAGCTCCTCCGCATGGTGGCCTAGCCTTTGGTCTTGATCGACTTGTGACTTTATTAGCAGGGGCAGAATCAATTCGTGATGTGATTGCGTTTCCTAAAACACAGCGCGCTCAATGTCTTCTTACTAAAGCACCAAATGCGGTCGATGAAAAACAATTACGTGAGCTCCATATTCGTCTTCGCACCCCGCAACCCACTACCTAA
- a CDS encoding FmdB family zinc ribbon protein: protein MPIFDFTCQACGCSKELLRKISDPILMACPECHKKTFKKQVSAPSFQLTGSGWYVTDFKNKAKESSAKADTKTETKKDASASSTSS, encoded by the coding sequence ATGCCTATTTTTGATTTCACATGTCAAGCTTGCGGATGTTCTAAAGAATTGCTTCGCAAAATTTCAGATCCGATTTTGATGGCATGTCCTGAGTGCCATAAAAAGACTTTCAAAAAACAAGTCTCAGCACCAAGCTTTCAATTGACCGGCTCTGGATGGTATGTCACAGATTTTAAAAATAAAGCAAAAGAGAGTTCAGCAAAAGCTGATACAAAAACTGAAACCAAAAAAGATGCGAGCGCATCTTCAACCTCGAGTTAA